One window of the Oncorhynchus mykiss isolate Arlee chromosome 5, USDA_OmykA_1.1, whole genome shotgun sequence genome contains the following:
- the LOC110523830 gene encoding BRCA1-associated protein isoform X2, whose protein sequence is MMIIAEDMSEEDLQEKALGSARLSLSGKTELERAAVLHQHIGSRAMGDMVIETIAPNPDKGKVEQTGAEGEEGGGARPLENQPDERDPNEGTTEDSADGTETAPDSPSKHLPDQISFFSGNPSVEIVHGIMHLYKTNKMTSLTEDVRRSAMLCILTVPSTMTSHDLMKFVAPFYDVMEHMKIIRDPTPNQYMVLIKFSSQADADSFYTACNGRTFNSIEDAVCQLVYVERAEVIKSEQGASLPVMELTELPKCTVCLERMDESVNGVLTTLCNHSFHSLCLQRWEDASCPVCRYCQTPEPVEENKCFECGVQENLWICLICGHIGCGRYVSRHAYKHFEETQHTYAMQLTNHRVWDYAGDNYVHRLVASKTDGKMVQYGCEGETCHEEKIDALQLEYSYLLTSQLESQRIYWENKIVHLEKDTAEEINNMKAKFKETIDRCDNLERRLGELAKDKQSMDKKCGQLSTRVTKLGHELKEEQEMNRCLRANQVQLQAQLAEEERKARETGERKDGVIAELQEQLRDVMFYLETQQQIEGLPPETRTEIQEGSINIGAAATPAPGPSAIGRGRRGRSKRGK, encoded by the exons ATGATGATAATAG CTGAGGATATGTCAGAGGAGGATTTGCAGGAGAAAGCTCTGGGCTCAGCCAGGCTTTCTCTGAGTGGGAAGACAGAACTGGAGAGAGCAGCAGTCCTACACCAGCACATCGGCAGCAGAGCCATGGGAGACATGGTCATCGAGACCATCGCACCCAACCCTG ATAAAGGAAAGGTTGAGCAGactggggcagagggagaggagggtggaggagccCGCCCTCTAGAGAATCAACCAGACGAGAGGGACCCTAATGAGGGCACTACAGAGGACAGTGCCGATGGCACAGAGACGGCTCCAGACTCGCCCTCCAAGCATCTTCCAGACCAGATCTCCTTCTTCAGTGGAAACCCCTCAGTGGAGATAGTCCACGGCATCATGCACCTCTACAAGACCAA CAAGATGACGTCCCTGACGGAGGACGTGCGTCGCAGTGCCATGCTGTGTATCCTGACCGTCCCCTCCACCATGACCAGCCACGACCTCATGAAGTTTGTGGCACCATTTTATGACGTCATGGAGCACATGAAGATCATACGAGACCCCACCCCTAACCAGTACATGGTGCTGATTAAGTTCAGTAGCCAG gcTGACGCAGATAGTTTCTACACAGCGTGTAATGGCCGTACGTTCAACTCCATAGAGGACGCAGTCTGCCAGCTGGTCTATGTGGAGAGAGCTGAGGTCATCAAGTCTGAGCAG gGCGCCAGTCTTCCAGTGATGGAGCTGACAGAGCTTCCTAAGTGTACCGTGTGTCTGGAGAGGATGGACGAGTCAGTGAACGGGGTTCTCACCACACTCTGTAACCACAGCTTCCACAGCCTGTGTCTGCAACGCTGGGAGGACGCCTC GTGTCCTGTGTGTCGGTACTGCCAGACCCCAGAGCCTGTAGAGGAGAACAAGTGCTTTGAATGTGGCGTACAGGAA AACCTGTGGATCTGCCTGATCTGTGGTCATATTGGCTGTGGTCGCTACGTCAGTCGTCATGCCTACAAACACTTTGAAGAGACGCAACACACGTACGCCATGCAGCTCACTAACCACCGTGTCTGGGACTATGCTGGAG ATAACTACGTTCACAGGCTGGTGGCCAGTAAGACTGATGGGAAGATGGTTCAGTACGGGTGTGAAGGAGAAACCTGCCATGAGGAGAAGATAGATGCTCTGCaattagag TATTCTTACCTGCTAACGAGTCAACTGGAGTCCCAGCGCATTTACTGGGAGAATAAGATAGTTCACCTGGAGAAGGACACAGCGGAGGAG ATCAACAACATGAAGGCCAAGTTTAAGGAGACCATAGATCGCTGTGATAACCTGGAGCGTCGGCTGGGAGAGCTGGCCAAGGACAAGCAGAGCATGGACAAGAA gtgtggTCAGCTGTCGACCCGTGTGACAAAGCTTGGTCATGAGCTGAAGGAGGAACAGGAAATGAACCGCTGTCTGAGAGCCAATCAGGTTCAACTACAGGCCCAGCTGGCCGAGGAGGAACGCAAGGCGAGAGAGACGG GCGAGCGTAAGGACGGGGTGATAGCCGAGCTCCAGGAGCAGCTGAGAGATGTAATGTTTTACCTGGAGACTCAGCAGCAGATAGAAGGTCTTCCTCCAGAGACCAGGACTGAGATTCAGGAAGGAAGCATCAACATCGGCGCAGCAGCCACTCCCGCCCCAGGACCCTCCGCCATAGGCAGAGGCCGCAGGGGGCGGTCCAAAAGGGGGAAGTAG
- the LOC110523830 gene encoding BRCA1-associated protein isoform X1, with product MSVSLVVIRLELADQSLSPRNFQYTAAEDMSEEDLQEKALGSARLSLSGKTELERAAVLHQHIGSRAMGDMVIETIAPNPDKGKVEQTGAEGEEGGGARPLENQPDERDPNEGTTEDSADGTETAPDSPSKHLPDQISFFSGNPSVEIVHGIMHLYKTNKMTSLTEDVRRSAMLCILTVPSTMTSHDLMKFVAPFYDVMEHMKIIRDPTPNQYMVLIKFSSQADADSFYTACNGRTFNSIEDAVCQLVYVERAEVIKSEQGASLPVMELTELPKCTVCLERMDESVNGVLTTLCNHSFHSLCLQRWEDASCPVCRYCQTPEPVEENKCFECGVQENLWICLICGHIGCGRYVSRHAYKHFEETQHTYAMQLTNHRVWDYAGDNYVHRLVASKTDGKMVQYGCEGETCHEEKIDALQLEYSYLLTSQLESQRIYWENKIVHLEKDTAEEINNMKAKFKETIDRCDNLERRLGELAKDKQSMDKKCGQLSTRVTKLGHELKEEQEMNRCLRANQVQLQAQLAEEERKARETGERKDGVIAELQEQLRDVMFYLETQQQIEGLPPETRTEIQEGSINIGAAATPAPGPSAIGRGRRGRSKRGK from the exons ATGAGTGTATCACTGGTCGTTATCCGTCTGGAGCTcgcagaccagtctctctctccacggAATTTCCAATACACCGCCG CTGAGGATATGTCAGAGGAGGATTTGCAGGAGAAAGCTCTGGGCTCAGCCAGGCTTTCTCTGAGTGGGAAGACAGAACTGGAGAGAGCAGCAGTCCTACACCAGCACATCGGCAGCAGAGCCATGGGAGACATGGTCATCGAGACCATCGCACCCAACCCTG ATAAAGGAAAGGTTGAGCAGactggggcagagggagaggagggtggaggagccCGCCCTCTAGAGAATCAACCAGACGAGAGGGACCCTAATGAGGGCACTACAGAGGACAGTGCCGATGGCACAGAGACGGCTCCAGACTCGCCCTCCAAGCATCTTCCAGACCAGATCTCCTTCTTCAGTGGAAACCCCTCAGTGGAGATAGTCCACGGCATCATGCACCTCTACAAGACCAA CAAGATGACGTCCCTGACGGAGGACGTGCGTCGCAGTGCCATGCTGTGTATCCTGACCGTCCCCTCCACCATGACCAGCCACGACCTCATGAAGTTTGTGGCACCATTTTATGACGTCATGGAGCACATGAAGATCATACGAGACCCCACCCCTAACCAGTACATGGTGCTGATTAAGTTCAGTAGCCAG gcTGACGCAGATAGTTTCTACACAGCGTGTAATGGCCGTACGTTCAACTCCATAGAGGACGCAGTCTGCCAGCTGGTCTATGTGGAGAGAGCTGAGGTCATCAAGTCTGAGCAG gGCGCCAGTCTTCCAGTGATGGAGCTGACAGAGCTTCCTAAGTGTACCGTGTGTCTGGAGAGGATGGACGAGTCAGTGAACGGGGTTCTCACCACACTCTGTAACCACAGCTTCCACAGCCTGTGTCTGCAACGCTGGGAGGACGCCTC GTGTCCTGTGTGTCGGTACTGCCAGACCCCAGAGCCTGTAGAGGAGAACAAGTGCTTTGAATGTGGCGTACAGGAA AACCTGTGGATCTGCCTGATCTGTGGTCATATTGGCTGTGGTCGCTACGTCAGTCGTCATGCCTACAAACACTTTGAAGAGACGCAACACACGTACGCCATGCAGCTCACTAACCACCGTGTCTGGGACTATGCTGGAG ATAACTACGTTCACAGGCTGGTGGCCAGTAAGACTGATGGGAAGATGGTTCAGTACGGGTGTGAAGGAGAAACCTGCCATGAGGAGAAGATAGATGCTCTGCaattagag TATTCTTACCTGCTAACGAGTCAACTGGAGTCCCAGCGCATTTACTGGGAGAATAAGATAGTTCACCTGGAGAAGGACACAGCGGAGGAG ATCAACAACATGAAGGCCAAGTTTAAGGAGACCATAGATCGCTGTGATAACCTGGAGCGTCGGCTGGGAGAGCTGGCCAAGGACAAGCAGAGCATGGACAAGAA gtgtggTCAGCTGTCGACCCGTGTGACAAAGCTTGGTCATGAGCTGAAGGAGGAACAGGAAATGAACCGCTGTCTGAGAGCCAATCAGGTTCAACTACAGGCCCAGCTGGCCGAGGAGGAACGCAAGGCGAGAGAGACGG GCGAGCGTAAGGACGGGGTGATAGCCGAGCTCCAGGAGCAGCTGAGAGATGTAATGTTTTACCTGGAGACTCAGCAGCAGATAGAAGGTCTTCCTCCAGAGACCAGGACTGAGATTCAGGAAGGAAGCATCAACATCGGCGCAGCAGCCACTCCCGCCCCAGGACCCTCCGCCATAGGCAGAGGCCGCAGGGGGCGGTCCAAAAGGGGGAAGTAG